A single region of the Desulfobaccales bacterium genome encodes:
- the lptB gene encoding LPS export ABC transporter ATP-binding protein, with product MHRLTLESLAKSYDGHTVVDHVSLEVKSGEVVGLLGPNGAGKTSTFFMILGLLQPDGGKIYLDGEDISLLPIYRRARMGLQYLPQEASVFRKLTVAENIMAILETLEPDLHIRQERLEKLLSDLRISHLAHQKASALSGGERRRVEISRALVTAPHFIILDEPFAGIDPLAVTDIQNIIRELRDRGLGVLISDHNVREALGVCDRAYILNEGVILEEGSPSQLVQSELAKRIYLGETFKL from the coding sequence ATGCACCGCCTCACTCTGGAATCGCTGGCCAAGAGTTATGATGGCCACACGGTAGTGGACCACGTCTCCCTGGAAGTGAAGAGCGGCGAGGTGGTGGGACTCCTGGGTCCCAATGGAGCCGGAAAAACCAGCACCTTTTTCATGATATTGGGGCTGTTGCAACCGGACGGCGGCAAGATTTACCTGGACGGCGAGGACATTTCCCTCCTGCCCATTTATCGTCGGGCCCGGATGGGGCTGCAATACCTGCCCCAGGAGGCTTCCGTGTTTCGCAAGCTCACGGTGGCCGAAAATATCATGGCGATCCTGGAAACTTTGGAACCAGATTTGCATATTCGTCAGGAAAGGCTGGAAAAGCTGTTGTCAGATCTGCGGATTAGCCATCTGGCTCATCAGAAAGCCTCAGCTTTGTCCGGCGGCGAACGGCGCCGGGTGGAGATCAGCCGCGCCCTGGTCACCGCCCCCCACTTTATCATCCTGGATGAACCCTTTGCCGGTATCGACCCCCTGGCAGTTACCGATATACAAAATATTATCAGGGAGTTAAGGGATAGAGGCCTGGGTGTTCTGATTTCTGATCATAATGTTCGGGAAGCTCTAGGGGTGTGCGACCGGGCTTATATTCTCAATGAAGGCGTGATCCTGGAAGAAGGGTCGCCTTCGCAGTTGGTTCAAAGTGAGTTGGCCAAAAGAATTTACTTGGGCGAGACCTTTAAGTTATAA
- the hslV gene encoding ATP-dependent protease subunit HslV: protein MNHSDTKFRGTTILMVRRGDKVALAGDGQVTMGDMVMKHHAKKVRRLYHGKILVGFAGSTADALTLFERLEAKLEKHQGNLTRSVVELAKDWRTDKILRRLEALLLTVDGTAAFLVSGTGDVIEPDEDVMAIGSGGSFALAAARALMTHTTLGPVEICQEAMSIAASLCVYTNSEIVIEEL from the coding sequence ATGAACCATAGCGATACAAAGTTCCGCGGCACCACCATCTTAATGGTCCGCCGGGGCGATAAAGTTGCCCTGGCCGGCGATGGCCAGGTGACCATGGGCGACATGGTGATGAAACACCATGCCAAGAAGGTCCGGAGGCTCTATCACGGCAAGATCCTGGTGGGCTTCGCGGGGTCCACGGCCGACGCCCTCACCCTATTCGAGCGCCTGGAAGCCAAGCTGGAGAAACACCAGGGCAACCTCACCCGCTCCGTGGTGGAGCTGGCCAAGGACTGGCGCACCGACAAGATTCTGCGGCGCCTGGAGGCCTTGCTCCTGACTGTAGACGGCACCGCGGCCTTTCTGGTCTCCGGGACTGGCGACGTCATCGAGCCCGACGAAGACGTCATGGCCATCGGCTCCGGCGGCTCCTTCGCCCTGGCCGCGGCCCGGGCCCTCATGACCCACACCACTCTGGGTCCTGTGGAGATTTGCCAGGAGGCCATGTCCATCGCCGCGTCATTGTGTGTCTATACCAATAGTGAGATCGTGATTGAGGAATTATAA
- a CDS encoding iron-sulfur cluster carrier protein MrpORP, giving the protein MEKCSHGADPKSCGEDPKSCQGCDPAHHEPDKDQEERELARTLKQIRHKLVVMSGKGGVGKSSVAVSLALALARRGKKVGLMDVDLHGPNVLRMLGLKQPMDLTHAQFDLPPDLFDTLRVISIEVLMRDRDMAVIWRGPLKHQLIRQFLSEVQWGNLDYLVVDSPPGTGDEPMSVAQTIPDAVAIVVTTPQEISLADVRKSLNFCEKINMKVVGIVENMSGYACPHCGKDLPLFKSGGGLKTAQAAKVPFLGALPFDPAVVEASDQGKLMQVKEADSPFFQALKPIVEYILETLPATPAVTREPGVMKFALPVEDGKLTDKFGHASHFAIFKVKDGAIGPKELIPSPPHEPGGIPEWLDDLGVTHIIAGTLGEKAQGLLTKKGIEVVAGAPLEAPEVLVEKYLKKTLATSPREHPASCGCGQG; this is encoded by the coding sequence ATGGAAAAATGTTCCCACGGAGCCGATCCCAAGTCCTGCGGCGAAGACCCCAAGTCTTGCCAGGGCTGCGATCCGGCTCATCATGAGCCCGACAAAGACCAGGAAGAACGGGAACTGGCCCGCACCCTAAAGCAGATTCGCCACAAACTGGTGGTGATGAGCGGCAAGGGCGGCGTGGGCAAAAGCAGTGTGGCCGTCAGCCTGGCCCTGGCCCTGGCCCGCCGGGGCAAAAAGGTGGGGTTGATGGATGTGGACCTCCACGGCCCCAACGTTTTAAGGATGCTGGGCCTGAAGCAGCCTATGGATTTAACCCATGCCCAGTTTGATCTGCCCCCGGACCTCTTTGACACCCTCCGGGTCATCTCCATCGAAGTTTTGATGCGCGACCGGGACATGGCGGTGATCTGGCGGGGTCCCTTAAAACACCAGCTCATCCGCCAGTTCCTCAGCGAAGTGCAGTGGGGAAATCTGGATTACCTGGTGGTGGATTCGCCCCCGGGGACCGGGGATGAGCCCATGAGCGTGGCCCAGACTATCCCCGACGCCGTAGCCATCGTCGTCACCACCCCCCAGGAAATTTCCCTGGCGGATGTGCGGAAGTCACTGAATTTCTGCGAAAAGATCAACATGAAGGTAGTGGGCATCGTAGAGAACATGAGCGGCTACGCCTGTCCCCATTGCGGCAAGGACCTGCCCCTGTTCAAGAGCGGCGGCGGCTTAAAGACCGCCCAAGCCGCCAAGGTTCCCTTCCTGGGAGCCCTGCCGTTCGACCCCGCGGTGGTGGAGGCCTCGGATCAGGGAAAACTTATGCAGGTGAAGGAGGCCGACAGCCCCTTCTTCCAGGCCCTGAAACCCATCGTGGAATACATCCTGGAGACCCTGCCCGCGACGCCGGCGGTTACTCGGGAGCCTGGGGTTATGAAGTTCGCCCTGCCGGTGGAAGACGGCAAACTGACGGACAAGTTCGGCCATGCCTCCCACTTTGCCATCTTTAAGGTCAAAGACGGCGCCATCGGGCCTAAGGAACTCATCCCCAGCCCGCCCCACGAACCCGGGGGCATCCCCGAATGGCTGGATGACCTGGGAGTAACCCACATCATCGCCGGCACTCTGGGAGAAAAAGCCCAAGGGCTGCTGACCAAGAAAGGCATCGAAGTGGTGGCCGGCGCTCCCCTGGAGGCCCCGGAAGTATTGGTGGAGAAATACCTCAAGAAGACCCTCGCCACCAGCCCCCGGGAGCACCCGGCAAGTTGCGGCTGCGGGCAGGGGTAA
- the hslU gene encoding ATP-dependent protease ATPase subunit HslU has translation MELLKFLPVSGDHLTPKETVAELDKYIVGQKDAKRAVAIALRNRWRRQQVPEALRDEIAPKNIIMIGPTGVGKTEIARRLAKLTASPFLKIEASKFTEVGYVGRDVESMVRDLMELAVTMVKTEERDKVQAKAVEAVEERLLDMLLPGSTPNQPGEGEGEGEGESDKTREKLKSMLRAGRLEDRFVELEVSQRTTPVVEIFSAAGIEEMDFNFKDMLGNLFPGKTKQRKVKVSEAREYLLQEEASRLIDMDRVVEEARRKVEQNGIIFLDEIDKIVGRDQTRGPDVSREGVQRDLLPIVEGTTVNSKYGMLHTDHILFIASGAFHLSKPSDLIPEMQGRFPIRVELQSLGAEDFERILTEPENALIKQYQALMNTEGIRLTFTLKAIKELAALATQVNDRTENIGARRLHTVMEKLLEEISFTAPDLAAQEITITDAYVRERLAALIEDEDLSRYIL, from the coding sequence ATGGAATTGCTGAAATTTCTCCCCGTCTCCGGGGATCACCTGACTCCTAAGGAGACCGTGGCGGAGTTGGACAAATATATCGTGGGCCAGAAGGACGCCAAGCGCGCCGTGGCTATCGCGCTGCGCAACCGCTGGCGGCGTCAACAAGTCCCCGAGGCCCTGCGGGACGAAATCGCGCCCAAAAACATCATCATGATCGGCCCCACTGGCGTGGGCAAGACCGAGATCGCCCGTAGATTGGCCAAACTGACCGCGTCCCCCTTCCTCAAGATCGAGGCCTCCAAGTTCACCGAGGTCGGCTACGTGGGCCGGGACGTGGAATCCATGGTCCGTGACCTGATGGAACTGGCCGTCACCATGGTCAAGACCGAAGAGCGGGACAAGGTCCAGGCCAAGGCCGTGGAGGCGGTGGAAGAACGCCTGCTGGATATGCTGCTCCCCGGCTCGACCCCAAACCAGCCAGGGGAAGGGGAAGGCGAGGGCGAAGGTGAAAGTGACAAAACCCGGGAAAAGCTCAAGTCCATGCTCCGGGCCGGACGCCTGGAGGACCGCTTCGTGGAACTGGAAGTCAGCCAGCGTACCACCCCGGTGGTGGAAATCTTCTCTGCCGCGGGCATAGAAGAAATGGACTTTAACTTCAAAGATATGCTGGGCAACCTCTTTCCCGGCAAAACCAAGCAGCGCAAAGTCAAGGTCTCGGAGGCCCGGGAATACCTGCTCCAGGAGGAAGCTAGCCGCCTCATCGACATGGACCGGGTGGTGGAAGAGGCCCGGCGCAAGGTGGAGCAAAACGGCATTATCTTTTTGGATGAGATAGACAAGATCGTAGGCCGGGACCAGACCCGGGGACCCGACGTCTCCCGGGAAGGGGTGCAGCGTGACCTATTGCCCATCGTGGAAGGCACCACGGTCAACAGCAAATACGGCATGTTGCACACCGATCACATCCTGTTCATCGCGTCCGGGGCGTTTCACCTGTCCAAGCCGTCGGATTTGATCCCGGAGATGCAGGGCCGCTTCCCCATCCGGGTGGAACTCCAATCCCTGGGGGCCGAGGATTTTGAACGTATCTTAACCGAGCCGGAAAACGCCCTGATCAAGCAGTATCAGGCCCTGATGAACACGGAAGGCATCCGGCTCACATTCACGCTCAAGGCCATCAAGGAACTCGCCGCCCTGGCGACCCAGGTGAACGACCGGACCGAAAATATCGGAGCCCGGCGTCTCCATACGGTGATGGAGAAACTGCTGGAGGAGATTTCCTTTACGGCCCCGGACCTGGCGGCCCAGGAAATCACCATCACCGACGCCTACGTCCGGGAGCGCCTGGCCGCGCTCATCGAAGACGAAGATTTGAGCCGGTACATTTTGTAA
- a CDS encoding PTS fructose transporter subunit IIA produces MIGILIVTHKELAEALTSVWDLILGRQEKIVAVSLDPNAAPEVSRQQIQRGLSQVNNGSGVVILTDMLGGTPSNLTLSFLQEGKVEVITGVNLPMLMKLAQLRDKNDLREVALALKQSGQKGITVASEVLHKK; encoded by the coding sequence ATGATTGGAATCTTAATCGTCACTCATAAGGAACTGGCCGAGGCGCTTACCAGCGTCTGGGACCTGATCCTGGGGCGGCAGGAGAAAATCGTGGCCGTGTCCCTGGACCCCAACGCGGCCCCCGAGGTCTCCCGCCAGCAGATCCAGCGCGGCCTGTCCCAGGTGAATAACGGCAGCGGCGTGGTCATCCTCACCGACATGCTGGGGGGCACCCCCTCTAACCTCACTCTGTCTTTCCTGCAAGAGGGCAAGGTGGAAGTCATCACCGGCGTCAATCTGCCCATGCTCATGAAACTGGCGCAACTCCGGGATAAGAATGACCTGCGAGAGGTAGCCCTGGCCCTGAAGCAATCCGGTCAGAAAGGGATCACCGTTGCCAGCGAGGTTCTCCATAAAAAATGA
- a CDS encoding sigma-70 family RNA polymerase sigma factor, translating to MHLTEIYDQYYQGVRKFILHTVRNEWVADDLVQETFIRINNNLENVRDATKLKAWIFRIAYNICQDYFRQQGKAANLGLEEISGKPTMATTAQKELEQGQMRKCVFGLVNHLPESLRSVIILSDISEFSQREIAEILEITVENVKIRLHRARKKLKALLEEHCVFEVDERNVLTCQPETPSGYKLFLKPPNP from the coding sequence ATGCACCTCACGGAGATTTACGATCAATATTACCAGGGAGTCAGAAAATTCATTCTGCATACGGTGAGAAACGAGTGGGTGGCGGATGACTTAGTGCAGGAGACCTTTATCAGAATCAACAATAACCTGGAAAACGTCAGGGATGCCACCAAGCTGAAAGCCTGGATATTTAGGATTGCCTACAATATCTGCCAGGATTATTTCCGCCAGCAAGGAAAAGCCGCCAACCTGGGCCTGGAAGAAATCTCCGGAAAGCCAACAATGGCCACCACGGCTCAGAAAGAACTGGAACAAGGCCAGATGCGCAAATGTGTCTTTGGCCTGGTCAACCATCTGCCCGAGTCGCTCCGCAGTGTCATCATTCTCTCGGATATCAGCGAGTTCAGCCAGCGGGAAATCGCCGAGATCCTGGAGATTACCGTGGAAAACGTCAAGATCAGGCTCCATCGGGCCCGGAAAAAACTGAAGGCCCTGCTGGAGGAACACTGTGTCTTCGAAGTGGATGAGAGGAATGTCTTAACCTGCCAGCCTGAAACCCCTAGTGGCTACAAGCTTTTCCTGAAACCGCCCAACCCTTAA
- the rimI gene encoding ribosomal protein S18-alanine N-acetyltransferase, with amino-acid sequence MIPGLLIRRAGLADVSAIWAIESHSFSTPWSRWSFLSELAHRNSSMLVAGPPSPQPWQTWAYLIFWVVLDEMHILNLAVHPAHRRKGIARRLLSEGLAQARTQGAEIAWLEVRPSNLAARALYESFGFKEVGRRPRYYDDTQEDALLLTLEWG; translated from the coding sequence ATGATCCCAGGGCTTCTCATCCGCCGGGCCGGCCTGGCGGATGTCTCGGCCATCTGGGCCATCGAATCGCACTCTTTTTCCACCCCGTGGTCCCGGTGGTCCTTCCTTTCGGAATTGGCCCACCGGAACAGCTCTATGCTGGTTGCCGGCCCTCCCTCTCCTCAACCCTGGCAGACCTGGGCCTACCTCATTTTCTGGGTCGTGCTCGACGAGATGCACATTCTCAATCTGGCTGTTCACCCCGCCCATCGTCGTAAAGGCATCGCCCGGCGCTTGCTGTCCGAAGGCCTGGCCCAGGCCCGGACCCAGGGAGCCGAGATCGCCTGGCTGGAGGTGCGGCCGTCCAACCTCGCGGCCCGCGCCCTGTATGAATCTTTTGGATTTAAAGAAGTGGGCCGCCGTCCCCGCTACTACGACGATACCCAGGAAGACGCCTTGCTCTTGACCTTGGAGTGGGGATAA
- the xerC gene encoding tyrosine recombinase XerC yields MAVDGFSHLEDFLRYLKVERQMSPHTLRNYRLDLTQFLEFYARERQDAELKQVTYRDLRAFLATALKINRKTTVARKLSALRTFFKYLQRLGVLTQNPAKLAPSPKLEKPLPHYLSVDETFHLLSEPKGDDFGACRDKAVLEVFYSGGLRLSELAGLSLEDVDLKPGILRVWGKGSKERLAFLGEPAKAALSAYLPLRQRFLTQQGTGDETALFVNSRGGRLSTRGVARLVAKWVGKSGLSQGLTPHGLRHSFATHLLEGQADLRAVQELLGHASISTTGRYTHLNLDYLMEEYDKAHPRSK; encoded by the coding sequence ATGGCGGTGGACGGCTTTAGTCATCTGGAAGACTTTTTGCGGTACCTCAAGGTGGAGCGGCAGATGTCGCCCCATACCTTAAGAAACTACCGCCTCGACCTCACCCAATTTCTAGAGTTTTACGCCCGGGAGCGGCAAGACGCCGAACTTAAGCAAGTGACTTATCGGGACTTACGGGCCTTTCTGGCCACGGCCCTCAAGATCAACCGCAAGACCACGGTAGCCCGCAAGCTCTCGGCGCTGCGCACCTTTTTCAAATACCTGCAACGCCTCGGCGTCTTGACCCAGAACCCGGCCAAACTGGCCCCCAGCCCCAAGCTGGAAAAGCCTCTGCCCCACTATCTGAGCGTGGACGAGACCTTTCATCTGTTGAGCGAACCCAAGGGCGATGACTTCGGGGCCTGCCGGGATAAAGCCGTCCTTGAGGTATTTTACAGCGGAGGGCTCCGCCTCTCGGAACTCGCCGGCCTCAGCCTGGAAGACGTCGACCTGAAGCCGGGCATCCTCCGGGTCTGGGGCAAAGGTAGCAAGGAACGCCTGGCCTTCCTGGGCGAGCCGGCCAAAGCGGCGCTGTCGGCCTATCTGCCCCTGCGGCAGCGGTTTCTTACGCAGCAGGGCACCGGGGACGAAACCGCCCTGTTTGTCAATTCCCGGGGGGGTCGCCTCTCCACCCGGGGCGTTGCCCGGCTCGTGGCCAAGTGGGTGGGCAAATCAGGGCTTTCCCAAGGGTTGACGCCCCACGGCCTGCGCCACAGCTTCGCCACCCATCTTTTAGAGGGCCAGGCCGATCTGCGGGCCGTCCAGGAGTTGCTGGGCCATGCCTCGATCTCCACAACCGGGCGATATACTCATTTGAACCTGGATTATTTGATGGAAGAATACGACAAGGCCCATCCCCGGAGTAAATAA
- the yedF gene encoding sulfurtransferase-like selenium metabolism protein YedF — MAETMRSELAGQACCTGEIPVHKAPAQDVQDVKKILVLLAADSLGKGDDELGRKIVVNFIRTMKEMGSDLWRLVLLNSGVKLAVEGSEALPQLQALADEGLGILVCGPCLKTFNLLEKKQVGELTSMVDIVTSMQLADKVISLT; from the coding sequence GTGGCTGAGACGATGCGAAGCGAACTGGCGGGCCAGGCTTGTTGTACCGGGGAAATCCCGGTTCACAAAGCCCCGGCTCAGGACGTGCAGGACGTTAAGAAGATCCTGGTGCTACTGGCCGCAGACAGTCTGGGTAAGGGCGATGATGAACTCGGACGCAAAATCGTGGTCAATTTTATCAGGACCATGAAGGAAATGGGGAGCGACCTGTGGCGCCTGGTTCTCTTAAATTCGGGAGTCAAACTGGCCGTAGAGGGGTCGGAAGCTTTGCCCCAGCTTCAAGCCCTGGCCGATGAAGGGCTCGGCATCCTGGTCTGTGGCCCCTGCTTGAAGACCTTCAATCTCCTGGAAAAGAAACAGGTAGGTGAACTCACCAGCATGGTGGATATCGTGACCTCCATGCAACTGGCGGACAAAGTCATTTCTCTAACCTGA
- a CDS encoding PTS sugar transporter subunit IIA, which yields MKIIDLLAPNCILPNLQATNKKGVLEELAKALAPGSDGLSLQTVMDVLLDRERLGSTGIGDNIAIPHGKLPQLSKLLLCFGRSLKGVDFDSMDGKPSQIFFMLLAPANSAGIHLKALAKISRMLMSQPFRDNLMKAEGADEIYRLIAERDAEF from the coding sequence ATGAAAATTATTGACCTCCTGGCCCCAAATTGCATCTTACCCAATTTGCAGGCCACCAACAAAAAGGGCGTACTGGAGGAGTTGGCCAAGGCTCTGGCGCCGGGGTCCGATGGGCTTTCTCTCCAAACTGTGATGGATGTGCTGCTGGACCGGGAGCGCCTGGGGAGTACCGGCATCGGCGATAACATCGCCATCCCCCACGGCAAGCTCCCCCAACTCTCCAAGCTCTTGTTATGCTTCGGCCGCAGCCTCAAAGGAGTTGACTTCGACTCCATGGACGGCAAGCCTTCCCAAATTTTTTTCATGCTTCTGGCTCCGGCTAATTCTGCCGGTATCCATCTTAAGGCATTGGCCAAGATCTCCCGGATGCTTATGAGCCAGCCGTTTAGGGACAACCTGATGAAGGCCGAGGGGGCCGACGAAATTTACCGCTTGATCGCCGAGCGCGATGCGGAATTTTAA
- the rpoN gene encoding RNA polymerase factor sigma-54 → MALEIRQSLKLTQSLIMTQKLQQAIKLLQLSRMELVGEITQALETNPVLEDDQFEEEKVAGEDELGLGNLADGEPTPEEIKPEESKSASEEWDWDSFLKDRLMPTPVGEHEEREALPFESLNAEKSTLRSHLIWQLQMAKLDLDEEGETIGLLIIGNIDKDGYLRVTAEEIAAEMGGIDPARVEQVLEIVQTFDPPGVAARTLQECLQLQLKLLGVADPLVLDIVDRHLNNLGNKNYHAIARDLKVPLEQVVEAGDLIANLEPKPGRGFDSEEADYINPDVHVEKVGNEYVIRLNDDGLPKLRVNSYYLEALRGPDKLPDSVKSYIQKHLDNALWFIRSIHQRQKTLYRVTESIVGFQREFLDHGLSHLKPLTLRQVAEDVQMHESTISRVTTNKYVYTPQGVFDLKFFFNSAINMSLGDQIASESVKEKIRQMVQSEDPENPLSDQEIADMLRRQDVIIARRTVAKYRGMLGVLSSSKRKKPVYRRKSQPENLAP, encoded by the coding sequence ATGGCCTTGGAAATTAGACAGAGTTTAAAGCTCACCCAATCCCTCATCATGACGCAGAAATTGCAGCAGGCCATTAAGCTGCTGCAACTGTCGCGCATGGAGTTGGTGGGTGAAATCACCCAGGCCCTGGAAACCAACCCGGTCCTGGAAGATGATCAGTTTGAAGAAGAAAAAGTCGCAGGAGAGGATGAGTTAGGGCTGGGGAATCTTGCCGATGGCGAACCGACCCCGGAGGAGATTAAACCCGAAGAAAGCAAATCCGCCTCGGAAGAGTGGGATTGGGACAGCTTCCTGAAAGATCGCCTCATGCCCACCCCCGTAGGCGAGCACGAAGAACGGGAAGCCCTGCCGTTTGAATCCCTCAATGCGGAAAAGAGCACGCTGAGATCTCACCTTATCTGGCAGCTCCAGATGGCCAAACTGGATCTGGATGAGGAAGGCGAAACCATCGGGCTGTTGATCATCGGCAACATAGACAAAGACGGTTATCTTAGGGTCACGGCCGAGGAGATTGCTGCCGAGATGGGGGGGATCGACCCGGCCAGGGTAGAGCAGGTCCTGGAGATCGTCCAAACCTTCGACCCGCCGGGGGTGGCAGCCCGGACCCTGCAAGAATGTTTGCAATTGCAGCTCAAGTTGCTGGGTGTCGCCGATCCCCTGGTACTGGATATTGTTGACCGCCATCTGAACAACCTGGGCAATAAGAATTACCATGCCATCGCCCGGGACCTGAAGGTGCCCCTGGAGCAGGTGGTTGAGGCCGGTGATCTCATCGCCAACCTGGAGCCCAAGCCCGGCCGGGGGTTTGACTCCGAAGAGGCAGACTACATCAACCCCGACGTCCACGTGGAAAAAGTGGGCAATGAATACGTCATCCGTTTGAATGACGACGGTCTGCCCAAGTTGCGGGTTAACTCGTATTATCTGGAGGCCCTGCGGGGTCCCGACAAACTTCCGGACTCGGTCAAGAGTTATATTCAAAAGCACCTGGATAACGCCCTTTGGTTTATTCGCAGCATCCACCAACGCCAAAAGACCTTGTACCGGGTGACGGAAAGCATCGTGGGGTTCCAGCGGGAGTTTCTGGATCATGGCCTGTCCCATCTGAAACCTTTGACCCTGCGCCAGGTGGCGGAAGATGTGCAGATGCACGAATCTACCATCAGCCGGGTCACCACCAACAAATATGTATACACTCCCCAGGGCGTCTTTGATCTTAAGTTCTTCTTCAACAGCGCCATCAACATGTCTTTGGGTGACCAGATAGCCTCGGAGTCCGTCAAGGAAAAGATACGCCAAATGGTGCAATCCGAGGACCCTGAGAACCCCTTGAGCGATCAGGAGATTGCCGATATGCTCCGCCGTCAGGATGTGATCATTGCCCGGCGCACCGTGGCCAAATATCGCGGCATGCTGGGGGTGTTATCTTCCAGTAAACGCAAGAAACCCGTGTACCGGCGGAAGAGCCAGCCAGAAAATCTCGCCCCTTAA
- the raiA gene encoding ribosome-associated translation inhibitor RaiA: MQISVTFRQIEPSEALKNYVTDRLNKFTRYLDGPVEAHVVLGLEKFRHLADVTIDNNGRIIKGKEENTDMYAAIDLVMDKIDLQLKKVRDKLKGPKGDRSRSTVAAAAEAETEEAPALPALRRKRVEVPALQLTDAVELMQSGKDDLLVFTNVTSGSLHILYRRQDGTFVLVEPDLG, encoded by the coding sequence ATGCAGATTTCCGTGACTTTCAGACAGATTGAACCCTCTGAGGCCTTGAAAAACTATGTGACGGACCGGTTGAATAAATTCACCCGCTATCTGGACGGACCGGTAGAGGCCCATGTGGTGCTGGGGCTGGAAAAATTTCGCCACCTGGCGGATGTTACCATAGACAATAATGGGCGGATCATCAAAGGCAAAGAAGAGAACACGGACATGTACGCCGCAATCGATCTGGTAATGGACAAGATCGATTTGCAGTTGAAAAAAGTTCGGGATAAGCTGAAGGGCCCCAAGGGCGACCGGAGCAGGTCAACTGTCGCTGCCGCGGCCGAAGCCGAAACCGAGGAAGCTCCGGCTTTACCGGCCCTGCGGCGTAAACGCGTTGAGGTCCCGGCCCTCCAACTGACGGATGCGGTGGAACTCATGCAAAGCGGCAAAGATGACCTGTTGGTCTTCACCAATGTGACCAGCGGCAGTTTGCATATCTTATATCGGCGCCAGGATGGCACCTTTGTCCTGGTCGAACCCGACCTGGGATAG
- the rapZ gene encoding RNase adapter RapZ gives MTQASGPHQESSSQHLSPFAVLILTGLSGSGKSTVLRALEDIGYFCVDNLPLSLLPPFLQMQSPAIQNGRKIALVMDVRTEGFIQNYAQVFKGLEDQGYHLHIIFLEAEEGTLIRRFSQTRRQHPLADHDTIIQALNQERNSLAGLRQLAHRIIDSSHYNPHQLRELIKDEYSELLPRQRMRLHLISFAYKKGIPPEADMVLDVRFLPNPYFVDELQPLTGENPGVREYVLEKPETQAFLEHLFTFVDFLLPRFQEEGKTHLTFAIGCTGGQHRSVVIASALGQHLNRDNYPFTLTHRDMPRSSGD, from the coding sequence ATGACCCAGGCATCCGGTCCGCACCAGGAATCGAGCTCACAACACCTGTCCCCTTTTGCCGTTTTGATCCTTACCGGGCTTTCCGGTTCGGGGAAGAGCACGGTACTGCGCGCCCTGGAAGATATCGGCTATTTTTGCGTCGACAACTTACCCCTGAGCCTGCTTCCCCCTTTCCTTCAGATGCAGTCGCCGGCTATTCAGAATGGACGCAAGATCGCCCTGGTCATGGATGTTCGTACCGAAGGCTTCATCCAGAATTACGCCCAGGTCTTTAAAGGGCTGGAGGACCAGGGCTACCATCTCCACATTATCTTTCTGGAGGCGGAAGAAGGCACGTTGATCCGGCGGTTTTCTCAAACCCGGCGTCAGCACCCCCTGGCGGACCATGACACCATCATCCAGGCTCTGAATCAGGAACGTAATTCCCTGGCAGGCTTGCGCCAACTGGCCCACCGTATCATCGACAGCTCCCACTATAACCCCCATCAACTGCGGGAGTTGATCAAGGATGAGTACTCCGAGCTCTTGCCTCGCCAGAGAATGCGGCTCCATCTCATTTCATTTGCTTACAAGAAGGGCATTCCTCCGGAAGCTGACATGGTGTTGGATGTGCGGTTCCTACCCAACCCCTATTTTGTCGACGAGTTGCAGCCGTTAACCGGCGAAAATCCCGGGGTCCGGGAGTATGTCCTGGAAAAGCCTGAAACGCAGGCTTTTCTCGAGCACCTGTTCACCTTTGTGGATTTTTTACTGCCCCGCTTCCAGGAAGAAGGCAAGACCCACCTCACTTTTGCCATCGGCTGTACCGGAGGGCAGCACCGCTCAGTGGTCATCGCCAGTGCCCTGGGGCAACATCTGAATCGGGACAATTATCCGTTCACCCTTACCCATCGCGATATGCCGCGGTCCTCAGGAGATTAG